The following proteins are co-located in the Corynebacterium aquilae DSM 44791 genome:
- the mtrB gene encoding MtrAB system histidine kinase MtrB produces the protein MESWRTSLQVKVIGSIVAASLTVILILGFVMISIVAQRLIDTKLAFASQEIERSRAIVEAQVEATDTSNSLQVRLNSARAALTSRNQQSSDTAAVFEPVLVVHTGDGSTTTSPEGYSIPDQLLDFVDHQNISYQYTTVTRADNTHYKALIIGTPTSTDIQDLTLFLVFPLDNEEATMGLTRGLLLAGGLVLIILLVVIAWLSTKQVTGPLRSASRIAERFAGGHLRERMLVNGEDEMARLAQSFNAMAESLSKQIRQLEEYGDLQRQFTSDVSHELRTPLTTVRMAADMIADRKEDLDVITQRASELMVRELDRFESLLADLLEISRHDAGMADLAEERVDIRSVVNQAWQQTQHLADELGVAVLFYQPQEPVYATIDSRRIERILRNLLANAIDHSESRPVEVLLAANEDAVAITVTDHGVGLKPGQEDLVFNRFWRADPSRVRHSGGTGLGLAISHEDAVLHGGILDAAGTPGVGSVFRLTLPRTPGGSYGSAPLELIPPEPFDEDTANTLGELPAGAYDMHGDVPSPRTGDANLSASPADEPTAVPVDPLAGVDDLHEFSAEEITDELLSALGDDWDDEPEDDHTEGEQPR, from the coding sequence ATGGAATCCTGGCGCACCAGCCTCCAGGTCAAAGTCATCGGCTCCATCGTGGCCGCCTCACTCACCGTCATCCTGATCCTCGGATTCGTGATGATCAGCATCGTGGCGCAACGCCTCATCGACACCAAGCTCGCCTTCGCCAGCCAAGAAATCGAACGCTCCCGCGCCATCGTCGAAGCCCAAGTCGAAGCCACCGACACCTCCAACTCCCTGCAGGTGCGTCTGAACTCCGCCCGCGCAGCACTGACCAGCCGCAACCAACAATCCAGCGACACCGCCGCCGTATTCGAACCGGTGCTGGTGGTGCACACCGGCGACGGATCAACCACCACCAGCCCCGAGGGCTACTCCATCCCGGACCAGCTCCTCGACTTCGTCGACCACCAAAACATCTCCTACCAGTACACCACCGTCACCCGCGCCGATAACACCCACTACAAAGCGCTCATCATCGGCACCCCCACCAGCACCGACATTCAAGACCTCACCCTGTTTTTGGTGTTCCCCCTCGACAACGAGGAAGCCACCATGGGGCTAACCCGAGGACTCCTGCTGGCCGGCGGGCTGGTGCTGATCATCCTGCTGGTCGTCATCGCGTGGCTGTCCACCAAACAGGTCACCGGCCCGCTGCGCTCCGCCAGCCGGATTGCGGAACGCTTCGCCGGCGGGCACCTGCGGGAACGCATGCTCGTCAACGGGGAAGACGAAATGGCCCGCCTAGCGCAATCCTTCAACGCGATGGCGGAATCTCTGTCGAAACAGATCCGCCAGCTGGAAGAGTACGGCGACCTGCAACGCCAATTCACCTCCGATGTGTCCCACGAACTGCGCACCCCCTTGACCACCGTGCGCATGGCCGCCGACATGATCGCCGACCGTAAAGAAGACCTCGACGTGATCACCCAACGCGCCTCCGAGCTGATGGTGCGCGAACTCGACCGCTTCGAAAGCCTCCTGGCGGACCTGCTGGAAATCTCCCGCCACGACGCCGGCATGGCGGATCTGGCGGAAGAACGCGTCGATATTCGTTCCGTCGTCAACCAGGCCTGGCAGCAGACCCAACACCTCGCCGACGAACTGGGGGTGGCGGTGCTGTTCTACCAGCCACAGGAGCCGGTCTACGCCACCATCGATTCCCGCCGCATCGAAAGAATCCTGCGCAACCTCTTAGCCAACGCCATCGACCACTCCGAGTCCCGCCCCGTGGAGGTGCTGCTCGCCGCCAATGAGGACGCGGTCGCCATCACTGTGACCGACCACGGCGTCGGCCTAAAACCAGGCCAGGAGGACTTGGTCTTCAACCGCTTCTGGCGCGCCGATCCCTCCCGGGTGCGGCACTCCGGCGGCACCGGTTTGGGCCTGGCCATCTCCCACGAGGACGCGGTTTTGCACGGCGGCATCCTCGACGCCGCCGGCACCCCCGGCGTCGGCAGCGTGTTCCGGCTTACCCTGCCCCGCACCCCGGGCGGCTCCTACGGTAGCGCCCCCCTGGAGTTGATTCCGCCGGAACCCTTCGACGAGGACACTGCCAACACTTTGGGGGAATTGCCCGCCGGCGCCTACGACATGCACGGTGATGTTCCCTCCCCGCGCACCGGCGATGCAAACCTGTCGGCCAGCCCGGCAGATGAGCCCACAGCGGTGCCGGTTGATCCCCTCGCCGGGGTGGATGATTTGCATGAGTTCAGTGCCGAAGAGATCACCGATGAACTACTCAGCGCGCTCGGCGACGACTGGGATGACGAACCCGAAGACGACCACACGGAAGGGGAGCAGCCGCGATGA
- the lpqB gene encoding MtrAB system accessory lipoprotein LpqB codes for MTAHKAAHATLAVLTALSVASCTSLPGDGSPQVLRSYQPALPSEDNASPVDGREPDLLLRDFFAACGRPTGGHQVARSYLTTRAAESWNDAAGTTVVDRIDINAQAGGTDDKITYVIRGGVIGALGTGGTFTPKPGETEAIIELVKVDGQWRIDSLPQGVLLERTELQNNFSPQNLFFFDSTGRFLVRDRRWVYTRQPQLDTALISLLMEGPKGLLAPGVETAVPPGATLVGYDGAYKFSGFGNLSPEARHKFAAQVIWTLAKGGITGPYRIELDGAPIDPNVPDLDVEDVAEFNPSAASTAVAPLYALSNGSLVKAEGDSLVPEGNGLGSSGKLQSAAVSVSGELSAGVLVDGADEAQRSTLLVGPPSGGLTDVLQARTLTSPSFEYDAIALWTVSDGRAIVRIARSTTTGEMTQQAVQVPFLDEDEHRDLNIDELKLSPAGVRAAMIIDGNVYVGTVSRPGPGERRMDNVVQVAPAIGASAVSIDWMHDGSIIVGTSEADTPVWRVEPDGSGATPLPSGNITAPVTAVATSSTTLFITDARAALQLPINSNSSAFWREVPSLVGTRATPIVGS; via the coding sequence ATGACCGCGCATAAAGCAGCCCACGCCACGCTGGCAGTGCTGACCGCCCTCAGCGTTGCTTCCTGCACCTCGCTGCCCGGCGATGGCTCCCCGCAGGTGCTCCGCAGCTACCAGCCGGCACTACCCAGCGAAGACAACGCCTCACCGGTCGATGGGCGAGAACCCGACCTGTTGCTGCGCGACTTCTTCGCAGCCTGCGGCCGGCCCACCGGTGGACACCAAGTGGCCCGCAGCTACTTGACCACCCGGGCCGCAGAAAGCTGGAATGATGCCGCCGGCACCACCGTGGTTGATCGCATCGACATCAATGCCCAAGCCGGTGGCACCGACGACAAAATCACCTACGTCATCCGCGGCGGGGTGATTGGTGCTTTGGGCACCGGTGGCACCTTCACCCCGAAACCCGGGGAAACCGAAGCGATAATCGAGCTGGTCAAGGTCGATGGGCAATGGCGCATCGACAGCCTGCCGCAGGGAGTGCTGCTGGAGCGCACGGAACTGCAAAACAACTTCAGCCCCCAGAACCTGTTCTTCTTCGACAGCACTGGGCGTTTCCTGGTGCGCGATCGGCGCTGGGTATACACCCGCCAACCGCAGTTGGACACGGCGCTGATCTCCCTGCTGATGGAAGGACCCAAAGGGCTGCTGGCCCCCGGCGTGGAGACCGCGGTTCCTCCAGGGGCCACCCTGGTCGGCTACGACGGCGCCTACAAGTTCTCCGGGTTTGGAAACCTTTCCCCGGAGGCGCGCCACAAGTTCGCGGCTCAAGTGATCTGGACGCTAGCCAAAGGTGGCATCACCGGCCCTTATCGGATCGAACTCGATGGGGCCCCGATCGACCCTAACGTGCCCGACCTGGACGTTGAAGACGTCGCTGAATTCAACCCCTCCGCAGCCTCCACGGCGGTGGCCCCGCTGTACGCCCTCTCGAATGGTTCCCTGGTCAAAGCCGAGGGGGATAGCCTGGTGCCCGAAGGTAACGGGCTGGGCTCGAGCGGGAAACTGCAATCCGCGGCGGTGAGTGTGAGCGGGGAACTGTCGGCCGGTGTTCTCGTCGACGGCGCCGACGAAGCACAGCGCTCCACCTTGCTGGTCGGACCGCCCAGTGGCGGCCTGACCGACGTGCTGCAGGCCCGCACCTTGACCTCGCCCAGTTTCGAATACGACGCCATCGCGTTGTGGACGGTTAGTGACGGGCGAGCCATCGTGCGCATCGCCCGCTCCACCACCACCGGTGAAATGACCCAGCAGGCGGTGCAAGTGCCCTTCCTCGATGAGGACGAACACCGCGACCTCAACATCGATGAACTCAAACTGTCTCCCGCGGGCGTGCGCGCCGCGATGATTATCGACGGCAACGTCTACGTCGGCACCGTATCCCGGCCCGGCCCCGGGGAACGCCGCATGGACAACGTCGTCCAGGTCGCCCCCGCCATTGGTGCCTCCGCAGTCAGTATCGATTGGATGCACGACGGCTCAATTATCGTCGGAACCTCAGAGGCCGATACCCCTGTCTGGCGGGTCGAGCCGGACGGCTCCGGCGCCACTCCGCTGCCCAGCGGCAACATCACCGCCCCGGTGACAGCGGTAGCGACCTCCAGCACCACCTTGTTCATCACCGATGCCCGCGCGGCCCTCCAGCTGCCGATCAACTCCAACTCCTCCGCGTTTTGGCGTGAAGTGCCCTCCCTGGTGGGAACCCGCGCCACCCCCATCGTCGGCAGCTAG
- a CDS encoding ComF family protein, translated as MSSGSNRVRNSISGLFSWVAHPGQPVGSDLLDIVLPHECAGCGRGGVRLCAHCRRTLRQPPGRTYARLSPPVPVWSFGPHAGPHRGVIIALKARGRHDMVEYLARVYTAGLTYLAARGELPEPEELVLVPAPSRRSARAGGTADVVAQIADRTQIPVAHCVGYRRTVRDSVGMSLAARKENAQRNLVIRGELPAAKPVLLIDDVITTGATLQTTAMRLIAEGVNVVGALTFSAAG; from the coding sequence ATGAGCAGTGGATCCAACCGGGTACGCAACAGCATCTCCGGGCTTTTCTCCTGGGTGGCTCACCCCGGCCAGCCAGTGGGTAGCGACCTGTTGGACATCGTGCTGCCCCACGAGTGCGCCGGCTGTGGGCGCGGGGGAGTGCGCTTGTGCGCCCACTGTCGGCGCACCCTACGCCAACCACCCGGCCGCACCTACGCCCGCCTCAGTCCACCGGTTCCGGTGTGGTCTTTCGGCCCCCACGCCGGCCCTCACCGTGGTGTGATCATCGCGCTTAAAGCGCGAGGCCGCCACGACATGGTCGAGTACCTGGCACGGGTGTACACAGCCGGTCTTACATACCTGGCCGCCCGAGGTGAGCTGCCCGAACCCGAGGAGTTGGTGCTGGTGCCCGCACCCTCCCGCAGATCCGCCCGCGCCGGAGGAACGGCCGACGTGGTTGCGCAGATCGCCGACCGCACCCAAATCCCCGTCGCGCACTGTGTGGGATACCGCCGAACAGTCCGCGACAGCGTCGGCATGTCGCTGGCCGCCCGCAAAGAAAACGCCCAGCGCAACCTGGTAATCCGCGGAGAACTACCCGCCGCAAAGCCGGTGCTGCTCATCGACGACGTCATCACCACCGGCGCGACCCTGCAGACCACCGCCATGCGACTTATCGCCGAAGGGGTGAACGTCGTGGGGGCGCTGACGTTTTCCGCGGCGGGCTAA
- the hpf gene encoding ribosome hibernation-promoting factor, HPF/YfiA family, protein MTTPADIKVNITGRNVEVPEHFAERVHSKLAKIARLDPTLTFFHVELQHEPNPRRSEESDRIQITATGKGHIARAEAKEDSFYAALETAISRMERSLRKVKARRQISRSGHRTPKPMDQVALELAEQAKTMEAHQEEYQDPYADSVEDVRPGQIVRTKEHPATPMSVDDALSEMELVGHDFYLFINEENNRPSVVYRRHAYDYGIIVLTEES, encoded by the coding sequence GTGACGACCCCTGCTGACATCAAGGTCAACATCACCGGACGCAACGTGGAGGTGCCCGAGCACTTCGCCGAGCGAGTTCATTCCAAGCTTGCGAAGATCGCCCGCCTCGATCCAACCCTCACCTTCTTCCATGTAGAGCTCCAGCACGAGCCCAACCCGCGCCGCTCTGAAGAATCCGACAGGATTCAGATCACCGCCACCGGCAAGGGCCACATCGCCCGCGCGGAAGCCAAGGAAGATTCCTTCTACGCCGCACTCGAAACGGCCATCAGCCGCATGGAGCGCTCCCTGCGCAAGGTCAAGGCCCGCCGCCAGATCAGCCGCTCCGGCCACCGCACTCCGAAGCCCATGGACCAGGTCGCCCTCGAGCTCGCAGAGCAGGCCAAGACCATGGAAGCCCACCAGGAGGAGTACCAGGATCCTTACGCAGACTCCGTCGAGGACGTCCGTCCCGGCCAGATCGTCCGCACCAAGGAACACCCCGCCACCCCGATGAGCGTCGATGACGCCCTGAGCGAGATGGAGCTCGTCGGACACGACTTCTACCTGTTCATCAACGAGGAAAACAACCGCCCCTCCGTTGTCTACCGCCGTCACGCCTACGACTACGGCATCATTGTCCTCACTGAAGAGAGCTAA
- the secA gene encoding preprotein translocase subunit SecA, with amino-acid sequence MFGLSKLLRAGEGRAVKRLQKIADEVIALESKYADLSDEDLRAKTDEFKKQLADGKTVDDILLDAFAVAREASWRVLDQKHYPVQIMGGAALHFGNVAEMRTGEGKTLTCVLPAYLNALEGKGVHVVTVNDYLAKRDSEWMGRVHRFLGLRTDVILSDMTPEQRRNAYNADITYGTNNELGFDYLRDNMALSTDELVQRGHHYAIVDEVDSILIDEARTPLIISGPADGSSAWYANFAQIVPRMKRDIHYEVDERKRTIGVKESGVEYVEDQLGIDNLYAPEHSQLVSYLNNAIKAKELFTKDKDYIIRNGEVMIVDEFTGRVLAGRRYNEGMHQAIEAKEGVEIKAENQTLATITLQNYFRLYNKLSGMTGTAETEASELHQIYKLNVVPIPTNRPNQRQDLTDLVYKTQEAKFAAVADDIAERVAEGQPVLVGTTSVERSEYLSDLLSKRGISHKVLNAKHHEKEAEIVAQAGLPGAVTVSTNMAGRGTDIVLGGNPSILADINLRARGLDPVETPEEYEAAWLGELEKMRAQSDKYAEQVREAGGLYVLGTERHESRRIDNQLRGRAGRQGDPGTTRFYLSMRDELMLRFVGARMENMMNRLNVPDDVPIEAKIVTNSIKGAQSQVENQNFEMRKNVLKYDEVMNEQRKVIYRERREILEGRDVADQIDSMIDETITDYVAAATANGYVEDWDLDKLWRALNALYGPTMTWESLVNGTEYGGKGDLSANDLIDALTKDAHAQYKELDDAVSAVAGPDQMRSMERRIILSVVDQKWREHLYEMDYLKEGIGLRAMAQRDPLVEYQKEGGDMFNAMKDAIKEDTVRRLFASRSQILPQFQAAGSADVNNDGKVDDEDYGIERAPRDLSYKGPEEV; translated from the coding sequence GTGTTTGGACTTTCCAAGCTACTTCGCGCTGGTGAAGGACGCGCCGTGAAGCGCCTCCAGAAGATCGCCGACGAGGTGATCGCCCTCGAGTCGAAGTACGCCGACCTCTCTGACGAGGATCTGCGAGCGAAAACGGACGAGTTTAAAAAGCAGCTTGCTGACGGCAAAACCGTTGACGATATCCTCCTCGACGCCTTCGCTGTGGCCCGCGAAGCCTCCTGGCGTGTGCTCGACCAGAAGCACTACCCGGTGCAGATTATGGGTGGCGCGGCACTGCACTTCGGCAACGTCGCCGAGATGCGTACCGGTGAGGGTAAGACCCTGACCTGTGTGCTGCCCGCATACCTCAATGCCCTCGAGGGCAAGGGCGTGCACGTCGTGACTGTGAACGATTACCTGGCAAAGCGTGACTCCGAGTGGATGGGTCGTGTGCACCGCTTCCTCGGCCTGCGCACTGACGTGATCCTGTCCGACATGACCCCGGAGCAGCGTCGCAACGCCTACAACGCCGACATCACCTACGGCACCAACAACGAGCTCGGCTTCGACTACCTCCGCGACAACATGGCGCTGAGCACCGACGAGCTGGTGCAGCGCGGCCACCACTACGCCATCGTCGACGAGGTTGACTCCATCCTTATCGATGAGGCGCGTACCCCGCTGATTATTTCCGGCCCCGCCGATGGTTCCTCCGCGTGGTACGCGAACTTCGCGCAGATCGTGCCCCGCATGAAGCGCGATATTCACTACGAAGTGGATGAGCGTAAGCGCACCATCGGTGTCAAGGAATCCGGCGTTGAGTATGTCGAGGATCAGCTCGGCATCGACAACCTGTACGCCCCGGAGCACTCCCAGCTGGTCAGCTACCTGAACAACGCCATCAAGGCCAAGGAGCTGTTCACCAAGGACAAGGACTACATCATCCGCAATGGTGAGGTGATGATCGTCGACGAGTTCACTGGTCGTGTCCTGGCTGGTCGCCGCTACAACGAGGGCATGCACCAGGCTATTGAGGCCAAGGAAGGGGTGGAGATTAAGGCGGAGAACCAGACTCTGGCCACCATCACCCTGCAGAACTACTTCCGCCTCTACAACAAGCTGTCCGGCATGACCGGTACCGCCGAGACCGAAGCTAGTGAGCTGCACCAGATTTACAAGCTGAACGTGGTGCCGATTCCGACGAACCGTCCGAATCAGCGTCAGGACCTGACCGACCTGGTGTACAAGACCCAGGAGGCGAAGTTCGCTGCTGTCGCCGACGACATCGCTGAGCGCGTCGCCGAGGGCCAGCCGGTGTTGGTGGGTACCACCTCCGTTGAGCGTTCCGAGTATCTGTCTGACCTGCTGTCTAAGCGCGGTATTTCCCACAAGGTGCTCAACGCTAAGCACCACGAGAAGGAAGCCGAAATTGTGGCCCAGGCCGGTTTGCCTGGTGCGGTGACCGTGTCCACCAACATGGCTGGCCGTGGTACCGACATTGTGCTTGGCGGTAACCCCTCGATTCTTGCCGATATCAACCTGCGTGCTCGTGGTTTGGATCCGGTGGAAACCCCGGAGGAGTACGAGGCTGCTTGGCTGGGTGAGCTGGAGAAGATGCGCGCCCAGTCCGATAAGTACGCGGAGCAGGTGCGTGAGGCTGGTGGCCTGTACGTGCTTGGTACTGAGCGTCACGAGTCGCGTCGTATCGACAACCAGCTGCGTGGTCGTGCTGGCCGTCAGGGGGATCCGGGTACCACCCGCTTCTACCTGTCGATGCGTGATGAGCTGATGCTCCGCTTCGTGGGCGCGCGCATGGAAAACATGATGAACCGCCTGAATGTTCCGGACGATGTCCCGATCGAGGCGAAGATCGTCACCAACTCCATTAAGGGTGCGCAATCCCAGGTGGAGAACCAGAACTTCGAAATGCGTAAGAACGTGTTGAAGTACGACGAGGTCATGAATGAGCAGCGCAAGGTGATCTACCGTGAGCGCCGCGAGATCCTGGAGGGCCGCGACGTGGCTGACCAGATCGATTCCATGATCGACGAGACCATCACCGATTACGTTGCCGCTGCAACCGCCAACGGCTATGTGGAGGACTGGGATCTGGACAAGCTGTGGCGCGCCCTGAACGCCTTGTACGGCCCCACCATGACGTGGGAGTCGCTGGTTAACGGCACCGAGTACGGCGGCAAGGGTGATTTGTCTGCGAACGATCTGATCGACGCGCTGACCAAGGATGCGCACGCCCAGTACAAGGAGCTCGACGACGCGGTGAGCGCCGTGGCTGGCCCCGACCAGATGCGTTCCATGGAGCGCCGCATCATCCTCAGCGTGGTTGACCAGAAGTGGCGCGAGCACCTCTACGAGATGGACTACCTGAAGGAAGGCATTGGCCTGCGTGCAATGGCGCAGCGTGATCCTTTGGTGGAGTACCAGAAGGAGGGTGGCGACATGTTCAACGCAATGAAGGACGCCATCAAGGAGGACACGGTTCGTCGCCTGTTCGCTTCCCGCTCGCAGATTCTGCCGCAGTTCCAGGCCGCCGGTTCTGCCGATGTCAACAATGACGGCAAGGTCGATGACGAGGACTATGGCATTGAGCGCGCTCCGCGCGATCTGTCCTACAAGGGTCCTGAAGAGGTCTAA
- a CDS encoding HAD family hydrolase, producing the protein MRGLIVDYCGVLDGTDEDVRRWKALLSELKAHGVQLAILSNTEGEGPLADEIRRWLSDGIVDAVALSGEIGAEKPETAAFEIAARSIGLPMNDCVFVDDNILNVRGAVDSGLVGVFYQHFDRSVVEICGMFGMDGEY; encoded by the coding sequence ATGCGTGGATTGATTGTTGACTATTGCGGTGTGTTGGATGGCACCGATGAGGATGTGCGCCGTTGGAAGGCGTTGTTGTCTGAGCTGAAGGCTCATGGCGTGCAGTTGGCTATTTTGTCCAATACGGAGGGTGAGGGGCCGTTGGCGGATGAGATTCGCCGGTGGCTGTCTGATGGCATCGTGGATGCGGTGGCGTTGTCTGGTGAGATTGGGGCGGAGAAGCCGGAGACTGCCGCTTTTGAGATCGCGGCTCGTTCGATTGGGTTGCCGATGAATGATTGTGTGTTTGTCGATGACAACATTTTGAATGTGCGCGGGGCGGTCGATTCTGGTCTGGTGGGCGTTTTTTATCAGCACTTTGACCGTTCTGTCGTGGAGATTTGCGGCATGTTCGGTATGGATGGGGAGTACTAG
- a CDS encoding DUF6912 family protein, with the protein MRVYLPSTFDLLRRLAEEGSHPVVGGYGFTATPALVEAFEGLELEEIEYFAFLDAAEGSLRMLNAGVELFPARRVVVSVDVDDSACHVDEEAGDSVVRVDWESVPLKHIASIHVDIEETEQFTKPAVEAIVAADLGDEDAANVVAEAQDYFMAYREPTRLDFVFGEG; encoded by the coding sequence ATGCGCGTGTATCTTCCGTCGACGTTTGATTTGTTGCGCCGGCTTGCTGAGGAGGGCTCCCACCCGGTGGTTGGGGGTTATGGTTTTACGGCGACTCCCGCTTTGGTGGAGGCTTTTGAGGGCTTAGAGCTCGAGGAGATTGAGTACTTTGCCTTCCTTGATGCCGCGGAGGGGTCTTTGCGGATGCTGAATGCGGGGGTGGAGCTTTTTCCGGCGCGTCGCGTGGTGGTCAGTGTCGATGTGGATGACAGTGCGTGCCATGTCGATGAGGAGGCTGGCGATAGTGTGGTGCGGGTTGATTGGGAGTCTGTGCCGCTGAAGCACATTGCGAGCATCCACGTCGATATTGAGGAAACTGAGCAGTTTACGAAGCCTGCGGTTGAGGCGATTGTGGCGGCGGACCTCGGGGACGAGGATGCGGCCAATGTTGTGGCTGAGGCGCAGGATTATTTCATGGCTTATCGGGAGCCGACTCGCTTGGATTTTGTGTTCGGCGAGGGCTAG
- a CDS encoding ferredoxin reductase: MARPKLSGIRTVLRRFTTPLLPDDYTQLVNPLWSARELRGQIVHVTRATEDTVTLIIKPGWGVPVEFHAGQYIGIGVPINGRYTWRSYSLTCAPKPTSRTLEVTVRAVEKGKLSNHLVGTATPGMTVRLAAPAGDFHLPHPLPDKLLFITAGTGITPVISMLRSIEEHLGTTATDAVLVHSVRHREDLLFADDLRRMSSRGLTVHLRVTSEDGRVTLEQAEAMVPDYAQRDIYACGPSDMLNTLEQWAKDRGVDLHTERFTLDRASDATGGNITFGTRGSVAADGATTILEAGESAGVQLPFGCRMGICQTCVRELTDGYVTDLRTSEVKGPGERIRTCVCVANGDVDIDV, translated from the coding sequence GTGGCACGCCCCAAACTCAGCGGCATCCGGACAGTACTCCGTCGGTTTACCACCCCGCTGCTTCCCGACGACTACACCCAGCTGGTTAACCCCCTGTGGTCGGCGCGCGAACTGCGCGGTCAAATCGTGCACGTCACCCGCGCGACGGAAGACACCGTCACCCTGATCATCAAGCCCGGCTGGGGAGTCCCCGTGGAATTCCACGCCGGCCAGTACATCGGCATTGGGGTGCCCATCAACGGCCGCTACACCTGGCGCTCCTACTCTTTGACCTGTGCGCCCAAGCCGACCAGCCGCACCCTTGAGGTCACGGTCCGGGCGGTAGAAAAAGGCAAACTATCCAACCACCTGGTGGGTACTGCCACCCCCGGCATGACGGTGCGCCTGGCAGCCCCTGCGGGAGATTTCCACCTGCCGCACCCGCTGCCGGACAAGCTACTGTTCATCACCGCCGGCACCGGCATTACCCCGGTGATCTCCATGTTGCGCAGCATCGAAGAACACCTCGGCACAACCGCCACCGATGCGGTGCTGGTGCACAGCGTGCGCCACCGCGAAGACTTGCTGTTCGCCGACGATCTGCGCCGCATGAGCAGCCGCGGCCTGACAGTGCATCTGCGGGTCACCAGCGAAGACGGCCGCGTCACCCTGGAGCAAGCCGAAGCCATGGTGCCCGACTACGCACAGCGCGACATCTACGCCTGTGGCCCCAGCGACATGCTCAACACCCTAGAGCAGTGGGCCAAAGACCGCGGCGTGGATCTGCACACCGAACGTTTCACCCTGGATCGCGCCAGCGACGCCACCGGCGGAAACATCACCTTCGGCACCCGCGGCAGCGTCGCCGCCGACGGGGCGACCACCATCCTCGAAGCCGGCGAATCCGCCGGCGTGCAGCTGCCGTTTGGCTGCCGCATGGGAATCTGCCAAACCTGTGTCCGCGAACTAACTGACGGCTACGTCACCGACCTGCGCACCAGCGAAGTCAAAGGCCCCGGCGAACGCATCCGCACCTGCGTCTGCGTCGCCAACGGCGACGTCGACATCGACGTCTAA
- a CDS encoding fatty acid desaturase family protein produces MAIDNIKAYSHLTDEDIEEIGRRFDAIQEEVKNSLGEKDVAYIKNLIRFQRGLEVAGRAALLFSHKKPLFWAGAGLLGLSKVLENMEIGHNVIHGQWDWMNDPEIHSTTWEWDMTCPSSQWMHSHNFVHHKYTNILGMDNDVGYGVLRVTRDRRWSPFFAFQPVTNFVLASLFQWAVAFYDVELGRYFAGKQDWKTTAPRFWEVVHKSKRQVIKDYILFPALSGPNYVNTLKANAIANLIRNYWSYAVIFCGHFPDETETFTKEQFANETHAEWYLRQMLGSANFHGGKLLTILSGNLNYQIEHHLFPDMPSNRLAEVGKKVQAIAEEFDLPYNVDSFPVQFLKVQRTLLKLTLPNKYLAATRDNAPEVRSNKALTDAVEAHLHVGADAHGVRAGLKPALKLLKELRPGVSEGVRHLVGAIAGKKTLPAGS; encoded by the coding sequence ATGGCAATCGACAACATCAAGGCCTACAGCCACCTCACCGACGAAGACATCGAAGAAATCGGCCGTCGCTTCGACGCCATCCAAGAGGAAGTGAAAAACTCCCTCGGCGAAAAAGACGTCGCCTACATCAAAAACCTCATCCGCTTCCAACGCGGCCTAGAGGTCGCCGGCCGCGCCGCACTGCTGTTTAGCCACAAAAAGCCCTTGTTCTGGGCGGGCGCCGGCCTTTTGGGACTGTCCAAAGTCCTGGAAAACATGGAAATCGGCCACAACGTCATCCACGGCCAATGGGACTGGATGAACGACCCCGAAATCCACTCCACCACCTGGGAATGGGACATGACCTGCCCCAGCTCCCAGTGGATGCACTCCCACAACTTCGTGCACCACAAGTACACCAACATCCTCGGCATGGACAACGACGTCGGATATGGTGTGCTGCGCGTGACCCGCGACCGCCGCTGGAGCCCCTTCTTCGCCTTCCAGCCCGTCACCAACTTCGTCCTCGCCAGCCTCTTCCAATGGGCCGTGGCCTTCTACGACGTCGAACTCGGCCGCTACTTCGCCGGCAAACAAGACTGGAAAACCACCGCCCCCCGCTTCTGGGAGGTCGTCCACAAATCCAAGCGCCAAGTCATCAAGGACTACATCCTCTTCCCGGCGCTGTCCGGCCCCAACTACGTCAACACCCTCAAAGCCAACGCGATCGCCAACCTGATCCGCAACTACTGGTCCTACGCCGTCATCTTCTGCGGGCACTTCCCCGACGAAACCGAAACGTTCACCAAGGAACAGTTCGCCAACGAGACCCACGCCGAGTGGTACCTGCGTCAGATGCTCGGCAGCGCCAACTTCCACGGCGGCAAGCTCCTGACCATCCTCAGCGGCAACCTCAACTACCAAATCGAACACCACCTGTTCCCCGACATGCCCTCCAACCGGTTGGCGGAAGTCGGCAAAAAAGTCCAGGCCATCGCCGAAGAATTCGACCTGCCCTACAACGTCGACAGCTTCCCCGTGCAGTTCCTCAAGGTGCAGCGCACCCTGCTGAAACTCACCCTGCCGAATAAATACCTGGCCGCCACCCGCGACAACGCCCCCGAGGTGCGCTCCAACAAGGCGCTGACCGACGCAGTGGAAGCCCACCTGCACGTCGGCGCCGACGCCCACGGCGTGCGCGCTGGCCTCAAGCCCGCGCTGAAGCTGTTAAAGGAGCTCCGCCCGGGGGTTAGCGAAGGAGTACGTCACCTCGTCGGCGCCATCGCCGGAAAAAAGACTCTCCCGGCCGGTTCCTAG